A region from the Jaculus jaculus isolate mJacJac1 chromosome 18, mJacJac1.mat.Y.cur, whole genome shotgun sequence genome encodes:
- the Nudt13 gene encoding NAD(P)H pyrophosphatase NUDT13, mitochondrial isoform X1 has protein sequence MAVFCGAACRRTSFRCSRLLSTYVTKTRYLFELKENDDACRKAQQTGTFYLFHNLAPLLQESEHGYLVPQLSRSELEGVLAKFGQDAQRIEESVLIGCSDQREAWFALDLGLKSSSSKHVSLPQSEMEAELKGSFIKLRKVLFQLNPTDSSLLFTAQALLHWHDGHQFCSRSGQPTKKNLAGSWRVCPSNKIIYYPQMAPVVITLVSDGPRCLLARQSSFPKGFYSALAGFCDIGESVEEAIHREVAEEVGLEVERLEYSASQHWPFPNSSLMIACHATAKPGQTEIQLNLRELEAAAWFSCDEVVSALKRTGTSMQPKDETFPFSLPPKLAIAHQLIKEWVEKQTCSSLSAQSRIKPSRSLLGGAAGHARDPL, from the exons ATGGCTGTGTTTTGTGGAGCAGCCTGCAGGAGGACATCTTTTAGGTGCTCTCGGCTGCTGTCAACCTATGTCACTAAGACCCG GTATTTATTTGAACTGAAGGAAAATGATGATGCCTGTAGAAAAGCCCAGCAGACAGGAACATTTTACCTCTTTCACAACCTGGCTCCCTTACTTCAGGAATCAGAACATGGGTATCTGGTCCCCCAGCTTAGCCGATCAG AGTTGGAAGGGGTCCTGGCTAAGTTTGGACAGGATGCACAAAGAATAGAAGAGTCCGTGCTGATTGGATGCTCCGACCAGCGTGAGGCGTGGTTCGCGCTGGATCTGGGTCTGAAAAGCTCCTCCTCCAAACATG TCTCCTTACCACAATCTGAAATGGAGGCAGAGCTCAAAGGTTCTTTCATTAAGCTGAGGAAGGTTCTTTTTCAGCTGAATCCGACGGATTCCTCCTTGCTGTTCACG GCCCAGGCTCTTCTCCACTGGCACGATGGCCATCAATTCTGCAGCAGAAGTGGACAGCCCACCAAGAAGAACCTGGCTGGCAGCTGGCGTGTGTGTCCTTCCAATAAGATCATCTACTATCCACAG ATGGCTCCTGTGGTGATCACTCTTGTGTCTGATGGGCCTCGATGCCTGCTTGCCCGCCAGAGCTCCTTCCCCAAGGGATTTTACTCTGCCTTGGCGGGTTTTTGTGATATCG GTGAAAGTGTGGAAGAGGCTATCCAccgagaagtggcagaggaggtGGGACTGGAAGTGGAAAGACTGGAGtactctgcctcccagcactggccCTTCCCTAACAGCTCGCTCATGATTGCGTGCCATGCCACAGCGAAACCAGGGCAGACGGAG ATTCAGCTGAACTTGAGAGAACTCGAGGCAGCTGCCTGGTTCAGTTGTGATGAGGTGGTCTCAGCCCTGAAGAGAACGGGCACCTCTATGCAACCCAAAGACGAGACTTTCCCATTCTCACTGCCCCCCAAGTTAGCCATTGCCCACCAACTGATTAAGGAGTGGGTAGAAAAACAGACGTGTTCTTCCCTGAGTGCTCAGTCCAGGATTAAGCCATCTAGGTCCCTCCTGGGAGGTGCTGCAGGGCATGCCAGAGATCCACTGTAA
- the Nudt13 gene encoding NAD(P)H pyrophosphatase NUDT13, mitochondrial isoform X2, which yields MSLRPELEGVLAKFGQDAQRIEESVLIGCSDQREAWFALDLGLKSSSSKHVSLPQSEMEAELKGSFIKLRKVLFQLNPTDSSLLFTAQALLHWHDGHQFCSRSGQPTKKNLAGSWRVCPSNKIIYYPQMAPVVITLVSDGPRCLLARQSSFPKGFYSALAGFCDIGESVEEAIHREVAEEVGLEVERLEYSASQHWPFPNSSLMIACHATAKPGQTEIQLNLRELEAAAWFSCDEVVSALKRTGTSMQPKDETFPFSLPPKLAIAHQLIKEWVEKQTCSSLSAQSRIKPSRSLLGGAAGHARDPL from the exons ATGTCACTAAGACCCG AGTTGGAAGGGGTCCTGGCTAAGTTTGGACAGGATGCACAAAGAATAGAAGAGTCCGTGCTGATTGGATGCTCCGACCAGCGTGAGGCGTGGTTCGCGCTGGATCTGGGTCTGAAAAGCTCCTCCTCCAAACATG TCTCCTTACCACAATCTGAAATGGAGGCAGAGCTCAAAGGTTCTTTCATTAAGCTGAGGAAGGTTCTTTTTCAGCTGAATCCGACGGATTCCTCCTTGCTGTTCACG GCCCAGGCTCTTCTCCACTGGCACGATGGCCATCAATTCTGCAGCAGAAGTGGACAGCCCACCAAGAAGAACCTGGCTGGCAGCTGGCGTGTGTGTCCTTCCAATAAGATCATCTACTATCCACAG ATGGCTCCTGTGGTGATCACTCTTGTGTCTGATGGGCCTCGATGCCTGCTTGCCCGCCAGAGCTCCTTCCCCAAGGGATTTTACTCTGCCTTGGCGGGTTTTTGTGATATCG GTGAAAGTGTGGAAGAGGCTATCCAccgagaagtggcagaggaggtGGGACTGGAAGTGGAAAGACTGGAGtactctgcctcccagcactggccCTTCCCTAACAGCTCGCTCATGATTGCGTGCCATGCCACAGCGAAACCAGGGCAGACGGAG ATTCAGCTGAACTTGAGAGAACTCGAGGCAGCTGCCTGGTTCAGTTGTGATGAGGTGGTCTCAGCCCTGAAGAGAACGGGCACCTCTATGCAACCCAAAGACGAGACTTTCCCATTCTCACTGCCCCCCAAGTTAGCCATTGCCCACCAACTGATTAAGGAGTGGGTAGAAAAACAGACGTGTTCTTCCCTGAGTGCTCAGTCCAGGATTAAGCCATCTAGGTCCCTCCTGGGAGGTGCTGCAGGGCATGCCAGAGATCCACTGTAA